From the genome of Nicotiana sylvestris chromosome 2, ASM39365v2, whole genome shotgun sequence, one region includes:
- the LOC104211969 gene encoding vesicle-associated membrane protein 722-like: MGQQKALIYAFVGRGNVILAEYTDFSGNFNSIAYQCLQKLPASNNKFTYNCDGHTFNYLVDNGFTYCVVAEESVGRQVPIAFLERVKDDFVSKYGGGKAATAPPNSLNKEFGPKLKEHMQYCADHPDEISKIAKVKAQVSEVKGVMMENIEKVLDRGEKIELLVDKTENLHHQAQDFRNTGTQIRRKMWLQNMKIKLIVLGILIALILIIVLSVCKGFNCGK, translated from the exons ATGGGTCAGCAGAAGGCTTTGATCTATGCGTTTGTGGGTCGTGGGAATGTGATATTGGCTGAATACACAGATTTCAGTGGTAACTTCAACTCCATAGCTTATCAGTGCCTTCAGAAGCTCCCTGCTTCCAATAACAAGTTCACTTACAACTGTGATGGTCACACCTTCAATTACCTTGTCGATAATGGCTTCA CATACTGTGTGGTTGCTGAGGAGTCCGTTGGAAGACAAGTTCCAATAGCATTTTTGGAGCGTGTTAAGGATGATTTTGTGTCGAAATATGGGGGTGGGAAGGCTGCCACAGCTCCTCCAAACAGCCTGAACAAGGAATTCgg ACCTAAGTTGAAGGAGCATATGCAGTATTGTGCTGACCATCCTGATGAAATTAGCAAAATTGCGAAGGTGAAAGCCCAGGTTTCGGAAGTTAAAGGTGTTATGATGGAAAACATTGAGAAG GTTCTTGATCGTGGAGAAAAGATAGAGCTTCTTGTGGATAAGACGGAGAACCTTCATCACCAG GCACAAGACTTCAGGAATACTGGAACCCAAATCCGGAGGAAAATGTGGCTGCAAAACATGAAGATCAAGCTGATAGTGTTAGGTATCCTGATTGCTTTGATCCTCATCATTGTCCTCTCAGTTTGCAAGGGGTTCAATTGTGGAAAGTAA